TGCATTTTGCATCAGAAGATCTGCAGTTTTTTGTTCGTTTCATTTTGTATGGCAATTTCAGGAGTTTGGTCAATGAGTTGCTATATATATTGCTATGGTCAGATTGTAATAAACAAGcttttgaatgtggtgtttcaaaATATAATACTCTGCTCCTTGTGCAACATATGAGTACAGGAATGCATGATCTGTTCCTTTCTTGGAACAGATAATGAGTTGCTAGGTAAAGTCATGCACAGTAACAGTTCCATGAAAGTGATCTTTACTCTTTCATTCGCGTCTCACATTTATGTTGCCCTTGAATCTTCAATGCTACCTGGTGTTACTGAGTCGCATCTTTTGTTTCTCTGTTCTTCTTCCGCCTCGTGGCTGCTTTCATTTGCCACCATTTTTTGTTACTGAATTTTGTGCTTGTAGACCGCTCAAAGTTTTGAAGGGACAAAAATTGAACGAACTCATGATGAATCTGCTTGCTGCTCTTAGCTTGGGAACCCAGGACGCTGTGTTCTGTGGGCGGCTCACATCGATTGAACAATCTCTGGCTATGGCTATGTACAGCCTCTTCTCCATTGCTTCCGTGTAAAATGCAGAGGATGGCAGGGGAGCTCTTCCGCGCCAAGGATGGCTTGCTGTGCAGAGAGTGTTCTGGTCTTTTGTCTGGGCGCTAGTTGGGTACTTGGATTTTGCGGATTTTGGTCTTGTGACTGAGAGACTCTTTCATTTTTCAGATCTGCACTTATGTGGATGTCTTTTAGAATATGTTGTCTattttcctttggtgatgaagtCGGGAATATATATATTATGTACTGAAGAAACTCAGAATTTTTCTAAAGAACCAGTTAGTTGCTTTTATTACACTAAAATGCAGAGTAACCATGCACGTGGAGTGCACTTCTCACATAAATTTACGTTTGACATCAATTTACATAAATTTACATAAAGAGCTCTTGCGTACTATGCTTCTTTCAGTGAACGAATCAGAATAGACTAGTTGACTAGTATGATCAAGCTCTTAATTATCTAAAATGTCATCACTCTGTTTCTCCAAAAAAACTTGTTTTATCATGCATCTGCAAACACATTCTCAATTCTGATCGTATCATGGGTGAGAATTGGTGGCCTCCCGCTGAATGGTGGCTCAAAATCCTTGCATATTTATTGGATCCCATGTAccactctgttcctaaatataagtctttttacagattccaatgcggactacatacggagcgaaatgagtgaatgtacactctaaaatatgtctatatacatctgtatgtagtttttattgaaatctctaaaaagacttatatttaggaacagaagaaTGGCTGCAGGACACGGGGAACGATTGGCTCTTGAACATTCTGGCGAACTGTGATGATTCGATGCGTGATTGCACAATAATGTTGATCTGGAGAATTTGGTCATTGAGGTCAGACCTGGCTCACGGGAAGGATATTCCATCCGTGGTGGCAACGGCTGAATATCTTCAGAGTTATATGAAGTCGATACATGTGAGCAGGAGGTTCACAACGGAGGAGATTATCAAGGGAAAGATGCCAATGGTTCATGATACGCCTGTCGAGCAGCGGGTTACGGCCCCTTCACTGCCATGGCCGAACCCACCTGCGGACTGGGCTGCGCTATCTGTCGACGGAGTGTTCTCACCTTCTgatggctcggcggcggcgggaaTGATACTGCGCAGGCAGGATGGCAGCGTGATATTTGCTGCCTACCGTTGCATCTTCAACTGCAATGATGCTTTGGAGGCGGAACTACATGCGATAATGCAGGGCATGGCACTCACTATTCAGCACTGTTCCCTACCGATCATCGTTCAGTCTGATTCTATGGAGGCACTAGCAGCTATGAAGGGGGAAAGTCTAATCAGATCGGCGTATGGCCATCTAGTAGCGGAGATTCGGCATCACATGTTGGAGCGGGAGTTTATTCCGTCTAAAATTAAACAGGAACAAAATAGGGTAGCACATCGTTTGGCATTGTATAGCCGTACGGAGAGCACTACTGCTGTATGGCTTGGTAGAGGTCCACCTTGTATTGAGGAGTTGGTGCCTCTCGATTGTAACCCTATTCATATGGAATAAAACTCTCTTatcattgcaaaaaaaaaaaattaaTGCCAACCAAATGTATAACACCAATCCGGGCACCTGTCAGTTCAAATCTACGGTCTGCGCTTCGCCTTTGAGACGGCGCGAGATGCAAGCCTGTGGCTCCTTGGGCGTGGAATTTGTGCTAGTGCGGCAGCGAGGGCGGACGGTTGTGTGCTTGCAACCCATCGTTGTGTTGGCGGTGGGTGAGGTTGGGTCCCCAGGGTCTTTGGAGCGGCCGCTCGGCCGGTGGGCACCGCGATGCCACCGTGGCAGGTGCCGCCCTGCTGGTGCTGGTGTGTGTCTTGGCCGTTTGGACGGCGAGATGGCTCACTTGGGAGGCGTCTAGCGTGCGGGTGTTGACTTCACAACCACCCCGTTCTGCTACGTGTGTCGTTCGCTTATCTCAATTGCTAGCTTTGCTTGTTGGACGTGGGTGGTGGGAGGTTGTCCCGAGCGAAAGCTCTGCTCGACTTTGTCGGTGCCGGTGACGACGAAGCTAGTGTGCGCCGTTTTCCCCCTTGTCGGCATCACACGTGGGCTGTCCTCTGCTACCCGGGGCTCTGGGTAAAAACCCTTGGTCCGGATTTTCCTGAACCGGACGGTGGCGATGTTATGGCGTCGTTCCCTCCTTAGAGGCTCCGTCTTGTGAGCAACTTCCATGATCTTGGTTATCAGGTGGGCTTCATGGACAACAGCAGCTTCTCCTCGTGTTGGCGATTTCGTGCTATTGATGATGGTGGTTCTCTCAAGGGGAGCTGGGTTCGACAAGGTTGTTTTGTTCGGAGGCCTACCTCGGGTCCTGGCATCAGCTTTCCATCTAGGCTCTGGGGTGAGCATTCCATCGTCCGACGGTGCAAcgccctttgagcctgggtgaggGAGCAGATGGGCTCTCTTAGGCGATGGAACTAAATGGTGTTGTTGTGCCGGACGCCTAGGCGACGACAATGACATGGCCTCCGTTGATGACTAGTCTTGCCCTCCTTCTCTGCGACGGTTCTCTGATCACGTGCGAGGGCTCCAATGACTTCCCTGTATCTTGTGAGCTTTGTTGGTGGTCCTGAGCACCCTTGTTTCGTGCGGTTGTTTTTTTTTTTTCGAGTTGTAGAGCGTGGTGTTGTGTTGTGTCGGTTGTAAAGGCTTCATTAATTTAAAGTCGGGTGCCAGCCTTctatccaaaataaaataaaacaatgaTTGGTACAAGGTCAAGGGCATCTATAAAAGGTAAATGGCAATGAACAGCTATGATAAATCGATGGCTTACCTGAAGCTCGTTAGTTACTTCAACTTCGCAAGCATGTAGAGCTGCAACATATGTTTATCTCACATACCCCAGTCAAACAAAAGTTTTTGACCTGGTATGTGTAGGCTTGAGGCTGGATACAAATTGCATGATGAATACAGAACGCTCCCACATCTGATCTTCTGACAACaatgtcaatgctacctcgaaaGTCACCTAATGTCTTCTTATTCATTATATTCCATCATATCTTTTGGTATGGATGTAAAAAAGGAAAATTATTAACACGTTAACCCCATATTCTTAGCACGTCGATCCAAAAGCCTCGGAATGTTCCTCGCAATGAGCTACTACTATTTTTGGCGGTAATTCGCGTCTGAGCCCAGACTCATCTGCACCTGATGAACAATAAATTcgtaaaaaaatatttttaaaaaccTGAATCGAAGATGCTTGAGTGTGCCAGGAGCGTGCAAATTTTCGGGGCGAAATGACATCCGAGGAGCTCTCGGCAAAAAATAAATCGGCTCCGAAcaatgttctttttctttttgaaagtTTCTCTGCAGCAAGGAGAACGCAACATGCACCAATTTCACCAAAAAAAAATCTTCACCgtctaaaaaaggaaaaaaatctttGTTCTCTCAAAAAAAAATCTTCGGTAAATATAACGAGTTTTTTTAGGTAAATAAAACGAGCACAGGAGTACAATTCATCGTAGGCCTTAATTATCTACCTGAAGCCTGAGGCCCATTTTAGACCAGCCCACTCGTGGACCTTAGTAATTATCCACCTGAAGCCTGAACCCCGTACAATTCCCCAAACCCTCGACCACTGTCCAGTGACTGCCGCCGGCCGCTTTCTCCTCCGCTCCTCGCGGACGCCCGGCTGCTCACCGCCAGCGCTCTCGGTAAGGCCAACCCCTTCTCATCTCAACCCACCGTCGATTTGGCGCCCCCGCTTGCTCACCCGCGGCATCTATTTACCACAGAGATGTCGTCTTCGGAGCCGCCCCCAggccccgccgcctccagctccggcgACCTGCCCGCGGACGCGCTGTACGAGGTCCTCCTCTGCATCCCGGCCAAGGAGCTCTGCCGCCTCCGCGCCGTCTGCCCGGCCTGGCGCGCCCTCACCTCCGACCCGCTCTTCGTCGCGGCGCACAAGTCCCGCCACCACAAGGCGCCCCCGCTCCTCGCCGTGGCCTACGACGACGACGGTAATCACAACGGTGTCGAGATTTTGGATCTGTCGGGCAACGTGGTGAAGCGGATTCCGAACACCGAGTACAAAGCTGTTCTGATGCACGATAGTATCCGTGTTGTGCGCACGCGGCTGGACCTCATCTGTTTGAGTTGGGTTGTCTGCTCTCGGGCCTTCTGGGTGCTGAATCCCGCCACTGGAGCTACTATCGCCTTGCCGTTGGGCTTCTCAGAGGAATTGGAGCATGAGCTAGAGGGATTCATTTGGGACTGCCAAGTTGAGTCCTGTGCTTTTGGGCATGTCTCCTCTACCAGAGAGTACAAGGCGCTCCGTGTCTCTAGAATTAATCATCACCAGCAGGTAAGTGAGGTTATCACCTTTGATGACACCAACCATGGATGCTGGAGGAGAAAGCAGGACCCTCCGTCCGATATCTGTACTGGTAAGATGAAATGTGTGGTCGTCGATGGGGTGGTCTACTTCTTGATGAATTTTTACTGCACATACTTTGAAACTGGGGTTATAACCATTGAGCGCGAATTTTTACTGCACATACTCGTTCAACCTTGAGACTGAGGAGTGGCGTGTTCTACCTGGTCCAGAACAGGTGCACATGTTTGTGCAAGAGAACGATGATTACAGTTACTCACAACTTAACCTCGAGTTATCATTGGCTGAGTTGAACGGCTGCTTAGTTCTGGTTCATAATATTCTTCACAAATCTATGGACTTGTGGTTTTTGCCAGATTCTGAGAAAAGTATCTGGGTTAAGAAATACAACATGCCTTCACATGTTTCTAGGCTTTATAGGTATCCTTTTCAGATGTTAGATGATGGGACAATTTTCTTCAGTGGGTTGGATGGTCTACAAGGTTTACTTGGTGATGGAGAGCAAGGAGAGGGATTTCTGCTAAGTTATGATCCAAGAAATGGCACTTATGGTTATGCACTCAAACTGAGAGGTTCCAAATCCATTGGCATTTACACAGGAAGCCTGCTGAGTTTATAGAGTAGCTGTCAGTGATGAGTTGAATAATGCTGGATGTTTACCTTATGTTGTGCATGTGAACAATTAGTGAGGCATTGTACTGATGCATGGCAATAAAAAAGTACTTTTGTGCCTTGAAAGTTTATTATGTTTATCTCCGGTACATTTTGCATGAGAAGATTTGCAGTTATTTGTTCCATTTTGTATGGCAATTTCAGGAGTTTGGTCAATGACCAGTTTGTAACAAACAAGCTTTTCAATGTGGTGTTTCAAAATATAATACGCTGCTCTTTACCCTTTGACACCAAACCAATCATGATCTTTACCTTTGGTACTTGTCTCACATTTATGTTGTCCTTGAATGTTCAATGTTACCTGGTGTCGTTGGTGTCACTGAGTCACATATTCTGTTTCACTGTTATCCTTCGATCTCTTGGCTCCTTTCTTTTGTCACCATTCTTTTACTGATTTTTGTGCTTGTAGTTCATCTTCTGCTCCAGTTTTGAAGGGACACAAAATTAAGAAACTCATGATGAATCTATTTGCTGATCTATGGGTAACACATATCGAGTGAATATTTGAAAAGAAGTCCCGGGCTGTGGTAATTTACAAGCTCTCTTCTCTGCTGCTTCCATGTAAAATGGAAATGATGGCAAGGAGCTTTTCTGCGATGAAGAGAGAACTCAGAACCCAACTCTGTAGGGTAAGGCTTGCTGTACAAAGAGCGTGATTACCGCACGGAGAGTATTTTCGTCTTTTGTGTCTGGTGCTAGTTGGATAATTGGATTTTATAGATTTTGGTCTTGAACTGTAGGATTCTCTTCCATTTTTAGATCTGTACTCACGTGGATGCCTTTTAGAACATGttctctgttttattttattttggatgaAGTTCAGAACATATACAGAAACTCTGAAATTTTCTAAGAACCAGGGTTTCTTTTGGTATTCTAGTAGACATGCACGTgtaaggtggtgtttggttctctagtcctaggactttttctagtccctgggactttttgaaaaagactctcaagaaggtgcttctaaggacttttagcaaaaagtcccaaaaaagtcccCCCTGTTTGGTTTGCTAAAGTCCCagcacaaaaaagtccctggaaccaaacaccCCTTAAGGTACTTCTCACATAAAATTTATCTTTAACATCCAATAGAATTAATGCCTTCTATAACTCTTTTCGTCAACGAACAAGGTGGTTGACTCTAATCTGGCTTTTGGTACCTTAAATCACCAATCAATTTCTGAAAAACTcgctctatcttgtatcttcaatTTATAATCTATCTGGGCGAGAATGGTTGGCCTCCTGGTGAATGGAAGCTGAAAATCCTTGCATCTTACTAGTGGTTGGGGCGTGCCATTGACACGCCTCCTAAGCATTTATGTGCGCACATATCTAGCTTATGCATCTCAGTGGGTCTAGGATCATCCTTGAAGGTAGTTATGTACAACAAAACTGATTTGACACATGCGATGCGAACATGCTATCTTTGATCATAATTTTGACATACAAATTCAAGAAACGAACTAAGCAAGTCACAAAAATCTATGTGTAATGCATCTTGTAAGCAGGTAGATAGCTCGCTGCTATTCCTCTTGATTTAATCTACATGCAGCTCCGATGGATTTGGCTGTCATTCATTCAAAAAATTCTAAGCTATGCATGCATGTGTGATATCAAATAGAGCCACACATACCACGGCATCAAAGTCCTAGAGATAAAAGATCGTTAGTATTCCACTTGTACAGATACATTAACTATGAATGGTGTAGATTTAAGATAGTAAACTTACATTCATCAGAATATTGTTGATATAAGCTCTGGATAGCTTCGATTCTGACTACCATTCCCAAACGGAATAAACTTAAATGGAACTGGATATTGTAACAAGTTTGTTGCAGCAACAAACACATCAGTACAAAGAAACATAGTATGGGGAAAGTTGACATAAGTGCTGGATTCAACAGAATTGCATTAGAGTAACTCCATAGGTCCTACTATAAGTGATAGTAGTGGCTTGTCCATAGATCCTACTATACACATTGTTGTTGCTCGTTAGATTAACAGTATAGGGACAACATGCATGCAAAGGTAATGTCATTGCTTGCTTGCATATTCTGTAAGGTCATGACCAGCTCCTCCAACCTAGTGATGCCTTCTCAGGGGAGTTTTGTTTCTAAGCCATGACCAGCTCCTCCAAAATTGTCCTAAAATCAAAGCGAGCAAATTTTATTATTGCACATATGAGATAACCGAAGGCACCAGACAGAGATTATCATAGGTAGTGGTGCCCACAGAATAAAGTCTAGACCTTAGTAAAACTCTGCTTAAAGCCACTCATACAGATAACTACATAGACATGCATCAGAAAACCAGATAGATAGACACCCGACACAACAATCATAGACACACACATGGTTTATCTGTTGGATTAAACCAccatgagaacaaaaagaagaaaagCATTTTTTTTTGACAAATCTAAACAAAGATTCTTCACACACGTATGCTGATCACATTAATGCATCAGCTCACAGAATTTTCAGCACAAATCACTGCAAGAACCGTAAGCAAGAAAGCCTTATTATTTACAAAATTTAAGCATAGATTCTGGACACAGGCAGACTAGCCGCACAAATGCATTGGCCCATAGATGTTTCAGCAAATACTAAACAAGCAAGGCAACTTAACAGGATGGAGAAACCTAATTTTCTTGGTCATATCTCTTCTATCTCAGATATGCAAATATcatgctccctccctccctctctctctctctctctccctccctccccctctccccctctccctctctctctccctccctctctccccctctcccctccctctctctctcccccctctctctcttccctctctctctccctctctctcccccctctctctcttccctctctctctccctctctctctctccctctctcccccctctctctcaacccctctctccccccctctctctctccacatcCCACTCCCACTACCAAACATGACCCTAGgcctgctctccggccgcgtacgcaacgtgcaggtgtgcaatgggcgatgggcccagacccctgcacgcataggatttagaccggcgtgctgacctctctgttgtgcctaggtggggctgcgacgtgttgatcttccgaggctgggcatgacccaggaaagtgtgtccggccaaatgggatcgagcgtgttgggttatgtggtgcacccctgcagggaagtttatctattcgaatagccgtgtccctcagtaaaaggacgacccggagttgtaccttgaccttatgacaactagaactggatacttaataaaacacacccttccaagtgccagatataacccggtgatcgctctctaacagggtgacgaggaggggatcgccgggtaggattatgctatgcgatgatacttggtgaacttaccatctactctcttctacatgttgcaagatggaggctgccagaagtgtagtcttcgacaggactagctatccccctcttattccggcattctgcagttcagtccaccgatattgcccctttacacagataccaatgcatatgtagtgtagattcttgcttgcgagtacttttgatgagtactcacggttgcttttctccctctttcccccctttcctttcttcctggttgtcgcaaccagatgctggagcccaggagccagacgccaccgtcgacgacgactcgtactacaccggaggtgcctactactacgtgcaggccgctgacgacgaccaggagtagattaggaggatcccaggcaggaggcctgcgcctctttcgatctgtatccccgtttgtactagccttcttaaggcaaacttgtttacttatgtctgtactcagatattattgcttccgctgactcgtctatgatcgagcacttgtattcgagccctcgaggcccctggcttgtattatgatgcttgtatgacttatttatgtttttagagttgtgttgtgatatctacccgtgagtccctgatcttgatcatagcatgattagtgtacgattgaatcgggggcgtcacaagttggtatcagagccgactgcctgtaggaatccccctttccaactccttggccgaagttgagtctagtcattgcaaaacctttactaacatggttgtgtggcctctgggcccacgtcgccattgggtggtattaggatcttttattcctcgtctatactctgggactcttatctctcttctactcgggttaaatggttttactaactctaactctaggttctcgtaactacttcctcccagaGAGCCACTCGATACACATGATCGCTTGATGCACTTTCcgaagttactctccgatgttccctcgatactttgtgccatcgcttttgcaattcccttccatcgataaacccctatgtataaccacgtatactcgccattcatacaatgtttcccagttgatcttgttactacaagataccccgaaattctctctgttgttcagagaatcctttgagcttactgccttgttgtTCTTTCTCACCTGAATActcctacggataattctcgcacttaccgagtatccgctcatccccagttgattcaaggtatttcacaaaagtgttcaaataccattcgatcttccgaaaatcctcaggagccttttgctcttgaaattcttgcttacttgcattatgattaatccttaagtctcgtaatcttattggcatctcttgtcattatcattttgagtccgttgattcaatttgttgcgaatgctcgcaatcctcaatcagatcctagaattcatcctttcggctcagacgtcatttggatatgagctggttcttgaccaatcaatgccttgatcggttgtatccctaagtctattcagcttatccatccctattcagagcattgcttctgatcccttgtcttggaattcataattcctttgcatttaagctttgagatagtcagttgtttctataatccgatgcacttgcattccttcttcctttgatagagtaccgatactcacatcagctctgttgtaGACCACCGgacctcttgttggattattatccgacagtgtccttcatattcaaataaccttgtgagtctttccacggatatataaagccttgggtaaattgtatcctctgttttctcaaccatgctctgttttcgagctggtggtatttactatttaagcttgtggtatatgtttccacgataccctgacgggttgaacctatgccttccttaataggtgtgaactcggaagttttcacgagtcatactcatctggtatttcaccaggtaaatctttcaacactaatgcctttatcaaagcgagaagtgaatggaaggttatacattgaagaagtgggagtcgaccttgaactttgagttcatgcccatggacactatgtagatcttatcatggaagcttctcttaaagtaattattcccttggtataagttcatcttatatcttggatctggtcttttgcaatcatggttccggcAATATTATTATTCATTAattccttttctcggacaagttaaagtacttgtcttctgtagattaatacacctgtccaacctctattctgctctaccttcgagtaataccctctggtatctcaagaatattacgaaactacataacttcttatgagttcttcatcaactattattctcgccgaTTCCAATTTCCCTCGGGttttgagttattagtcactcgagaacaccgataagtgaatcaattccgcactctgattcaataactcaagtaattttcattgcttatgatttaataatccttcaagtcattcctagcctaatcggctatatcattatcgcgCTAATTTTTAACCATGCTACCtcgtccttattctcggagcacaactttcgacgatgagctaagcttacgtcgatcttccttgtcttaccgtttcacctcgaacagcaagcttggtttcgagtctgtgtcgtatccgtggttccaataacccttCGCTTCACCATTGCTTTTGCTAGATGTCGTCGctgttcgattgcttcttcgtgaagcctcttgacaaaatttgtcgtgatcatcataatcaacattttgactccttccaggatatcaaccaAATTCATGATGGTAAGtaccatcctcgtcccttggtaatttgagttaccatcgacaacatccttatctctctttcatcataaacttgttcatgttgtggatgcaacttgctatcgaGCTTGTATTacgttctaccttgaagtattaccaccttgaatgtcaaggatgttgtgataattgctccacctcttaagattcttggtatagtgatacttctcaccatcaccattctttcttgtgttgtttctaaccgggataccaacaggtgaacggtgctgtttggattccgcCCTTCTATCAACCCTATTGTTTTGAAGTGAATGGCCGATAGTttcgttatcgaatcaccattctaactttgATCGTCCTACTTGGTCCATATTTCCAGGTGCATTTTTCGTTCAATATTTAATTGTGTATGTTCTCATCGAACATACCTCATTATATACTTCGGTGtgtccaatgctatcaccttgttcacttaattgtggaaatgcATTTTTTTGGAaacctcgatgaattgtcgctgagtccatcagccacctcctcatcctctccttgggttaatgatgaactcttgtttcggaactgacttccatagttcatttctcgagactcttgcattgtcatctcgtcaatttgtgtcacACCTTTTTCCTCTcacgcatcctgagtctgaggtatcctaacagcaatcagatctgaatctctgtcagatatgatggttggaacatatttccaagagttataacattggtttttatatgacccggtaaggtggtgtcatacctagcccacctggccggaggccctattgttatagtttcccttttagcaatgttatccattcttccatgaggaatctgtaagacttattctacaagttgttcctaatgaatcctttgtgtatgcaaagtccgacctttgcttgaagaccatgtcgatgctatctcgaagcatgtatgtggtactcctatcatcaataagaacatttgaagcacaatgctaaattttcctcatcaattttccaaacacctttgtatgggtaatgtcatgaaatttctctcctcttacctaaagggttttctatgttatatcttgtcatggatatcatgccctgcTTGTCCTTGCGAAgaatatacccctgaaatatgtgtttaaacacattttcccttccattgttttgtttaatctgataaacataatttcctttccattgttttgcttAACCTTTCTGTGATCTATATGGCATAAGCAATAATATCtccctacttatgtaaacaccgtGGTGTACAACTCggccagtaagaccctgttactattgttgatgatattccggtaaccatcgatggacgagaactttgcctattggtccgcctccaTAAAGATAGATTAGTACTTGGAAGGTTCAGATGAAGGAAGggctcgttcaacgagcaggaaaatggttctcttcgtccctcacccttggtaccgacattg
This window of the Triticum aestivum cultivar Chinese Spring chromosome 5D, IWGSC CS RefSeq v2.1, whole genome shotgun sequence genome carries:
- the LOC123122360 gene encoding F-box/LRR-repeat/kelch-repeat protein At2g27520 — its product is MSSSEPPPGPAASSSGDLPADALYEVLLCIPAKELCRLRAVCPAWRALTSDPLFVAAHKSRHHKAPPLLAVAYDDDGNHNGVEILDLSGNVVKRIPNTEYKAVLMHDSIRVVRTRLDLICLSWVVCSRAFWVLNPATGATIALPLGFSEELEHELEGFIWDCQVESCAFGHVSSTREYKALRVSRINHHQQVSEVITFDDTNHGCWRRKQDPPSDICTGKMKCVVVDGVVYFLMNFYCTYFETGVITIEREFLLHILVQP